From a single Hypomesus transpacificus isolate Combined female chromosome 14, fHypTra1, whole genome shotgun sequence genomic region:
- the LOC124476654 gene encoding interleukin-17 receptor A isoform X1, with amino-acid sequence MFLHIYWLVSGLVISSALRILDKPNCTQQDLKCSFQVNNCSGEGWIVPNSHSPSRPMLLPVEITKLDLQPVIFVKWSASADGSVTRLKGTEVHILDETSNQSLCVTYIFHNKLGNTRNPNGQMWTFSLDNVVVEPRSSYLVSVNNLPMGLNFKNEKRIAIPGTSLQKMLHTQIAQICHKQSAVKLPPCVPLVKTIFFLGCEDPKIQEARVCVENGSLWDPHMVVDGNKTEMIVLTFDTGPFSEHYLVSIHYPGFQYTQNVSMVQYMENRTSLNVTFELNKLQLPPCEIVFRIQPFFKQCKNDCKHHRLSFDYCFYYPRLPSYRWPLIIMTTLGLVICGFLAWLRLRASQTASEESLSNTSKAEPEDILVKGRKKVFIVYSLDHPLYRNIVLKLCAFLLAKCGTEVVLDLLDSTRLGMVGSLQWLDWQRQKIDRTSDKILILCSRGVRAKWSAMCGGEPVILKEDAQSPVGDMLTPALSIMVPHLVHSASLQKYIVAYFENVSSKDDVPSPFNITVKYKLMKHFEEVFFRILDVEKQEPGRMNRIEGLAEDEYFHCSSGRALRDAIEEFHAYQLDHPHWFEEELIKDEFLDECSFEAFTRAETAESVITKSLSELNFSLSSMNNQSEHNDRKTRHFKGPASTLLYREHNVDS; translated from the exons ATGTTTTTACATATTTATTGGCTAGTATCGGGACTTGTTATTTCATCAGCTCTCAGAATTCTTGACAAACCAAACTGCACACAACAG GACCTTAAATGCAGCTTTCAAGTTA ACAACTGTTCGGGTGAGGGCTGGATTGTCCCCAATTCTCATTCCCCTAGTCGTCCCATGTTGCTGCCTGTGGAAATAACAAAGCTGGACCTTCAACCTGTCATTTTTGTCAAATGGAGTGCTTCTGCTGATG GTAGCGTTACCAGGCTAAAAGGAACTGAGGTTCACATCCTAGATGAAACCAGCAACCAAAGCTTGTGTGTGACTTATATTTTCCATAATAAATTAGGGAATACCAGGAATCCAAATGGTCAAATG TGGACATTTTCATTAGATAATGTTGTGGTGGAACCCAGAAGCTCATATTTAGTCTCAGTTAATAATTTACCAATGGGTTTAAATTTCAAGAATGAAAAAAGAATTGCAATTCCAGGTACGTCACTACAGAAAatgttacacacacagattgcACAAATTTGCCACAAACAGTCAGCTGTAAAGCTGCCACCTTGTGTGCCATTAGTCAAGACAATATTCTTCTTAGGATGTGAGGATCCTAAGATACAAGAGGCCAGAGTATGTGTGGAGAATG GCAGTCTTTGGGATCCTCACATGGTCGTGGATGGCAACAAAACAGAAATGATAGTATTGACGTTTGACACAGGACCATTTTCTGAACATTACTTGGTATCCATCCATTACCCTGGCTTTCAGTACACACAGAATGTGTCGATGGTACAGTATATG GAGAACAGAACTTCCTTAAATGTGACTTTTGAGTTGAATAAATTGCAGCTGCCTCCTTGTGAAATTGTCTTCAGG ATTCAGCCATTTTTTAAACAGTGCAAGAATGACTGTAAGCATCACAGACTGAGCTTTGATTACTGCTTTT ACTACCCTAGACTACCCTCTTATAGATGGCCTTTAATAATAATGACAACATTGGGACTAGTGATTTGTGGTTTCCTAGCTTGGTTACGACTAAGAGCATCACAGACAG CTTCTGAAGAAAGCCTGTCAAACACTTCCAAAGCTGAACCTGAGGACATTTTagtgaaaggaagaaaaaaggtTTTCATTGTCTACTCATTGGATCACCCTCTATACAGGAACATTGTGCTCAAACTCTGTGCCTTTCTTTTGGCCAAATGTGGCACAGAGGTGGTTCTGGATCTGCTGGACTCTACCAGACTGGGTATGGTGGGCAGCTTGCAGTGGTTGGATTGGCAGAGGCAGAAGATTGATAGGACTTCAGATAAAATACTGATATTGTGTTCCAGGGGGGTAAGGGCCAAATGGAGTGCTATGTGCGGCGGGGAACCAGTCATTCTGAAAGAGGACGCACAGTCACCAGTTGGCGACATGCTCACACCAGCCCTCAGTATCATGGTTCCCCACTTGGTGCACTCAGCATCCCTCCAAAAGTACATTGTTGCATATTTTGAGAATGTGAGTTCAAAAGATGATGTCCCATCTCCGTTCAACATCACAGTGAAGTACAAGTTGATGAAGCACTTTGAGGAGGTATTTTTCAGAATCCTGGATGTTGAAAAGCAGGAGCCAGGCAGAATGAATCGTATAGAGGGCTTAGCAGAGGATGAGTACTTTCATTGTTCCTCAGGAAGAGCCTTGAGGGACGCCATTGAGGAGTTCCATGCCTACCAGCTGGACCACCCTCACTGGTTTGAAGAGGAACTGATAAAAGATGAATTTTTGGATGAATGTTCTTTTGAGGCATTCACAAGGGCAGAAACAGCAGAGAGTGTCATCACTAAGAGTTTGTCAGAACTCAACTTTTCGCTCTCATCAATGAATAATCAAAGTGAACACAATGATAGAAAAACAAGACATTTCAAAGGACCAGCTTCCACACTGCTTTACCGAGAACATAATGTAGATTCATGA
- the LOC124476654 gene encoding interleukin-17 receptor A isoform X3, with product MFLHIYWLVSGLVISSALRILDKPNCTQQDLKCSFQVNNCSGEGWIVPNSHSPSRPMLLPVEITKLDLQPVIFVKWSASADGSVTRLKGTEVHILDETSNQSLCVTYIFHNKLGNTRNPNGQMWTFSLDNVVVEPRSSYLVSVNNLPMGLNFKNEKRIAIPGCEDPKIQEARVCVENGSLWDPHMVVDGNKTEMIVLTFDTGPFSEHYLVSIHYPGFQYTQNVSMVQYMENRTSLNVTFELNKLQLPPCEIVFRIQPFFKQCKNDCKHHRLSFDYCFYYPRLPSYRWPLIIMTTLGLVICGFLAWLRLRASQTASEESLSNTSKAEPEDILVKGRKKVFIVYSLDHPLYRNIVLKLCAFLLAKCGTEVVLDLLDSTRLGMVGSLQWLDWQRQKIDRTSDKILILCSRGVRAKWSAMCGGEPVILKEDAQSPVGDMLTPALSIMVPHLVHSASLQKYIVAYFENVSSKDDVPSPFNITVKYKLMKHFEEVFFRILDVEKQEPGRMNRIEGLAEDEYFHCSSGRALRDAIEEFHAYQLDHPHWFEEELIKDEFLDECSFEAFTRAETAESVITKSLSELNFSLSSMNNQSEHNDRKTRHFKGPASTLLYREHNVDS from the exons ATGTTTTTACATATTTATTGGCTAGTATCGGGACTTGTTATTTCATCAGCTCTCAGAATTCTTGACAAACCAAACTGCACACAACAG GACCTTAAATGCAGCTTTCAAGTTA ACAACTGTTCGGGTGAGGGCTGGATTGTCCCCAATTCTCATTCCCCTAGTCGTCCCATGTTGCTGCCTGTGGAAATAACAAAGCTGGACCTTCAACCTGTCATTTTTGTCAAATGGAGTGCTTCTGCTGATG GTAGCGTTACCAGGCTAAAAGGAACTGAGGTTCACATCCTAGATGAAACCAGCAACCAAAGCTTGTGTGTGACTTATATTTTCCATAATAAATTAGGGAATACCAGGAATCCAAATGGTCAAATG TGGACATTTTCATTAGATAATGTTGTGGTGGAACCCAGAAGCTCATATTTAGTCTCAGTTAATAATTTACCAATGGGTTTAAATTTCAAGAATGAAAAAAGAATTGCAATTCCAG GATGTGAGGATCCTAAGATACAAGAGGCCAGAGTATGTGTGGAGAATG GCAGTCTTTGGGATCCTCACATGGTCGTGGATGGCAACAAAACAGAAATGATAGTATTGACGTTTGACACAGGACCATTTTCTGAACATTACTTGGTATCCATCCATTACCCTGGCTTTCAGTACACACAGAATGTGTCGATGGTACAGTATATG GAGAACAGAACTTCCTTAAATGTGACTTTTGAGTTGAATAAATTGCAGCTGCCTCCTTGTGAAATTGTCTTCAGG ATTCAGCCATTTTTTAAACAGTGCAAGAATGACTGTAAGCATCACAGACTGAGCTTTGATTACTGCTTTT ACTACCCTAGACTACCCTCTTATAGATGGCCTTTAATAATAATGACAACATTGGGACTAGTGATTTGTGGTTTCCTAGCTTGGTTACGACTAAGAGCATCACAGACAG CTTCTGAAGAAAGCCTGTCAAACACTTCCAAAGCTGAACCTGAGGACATTTTagtgaaaggaagaaaaaaggtTTTCATTGTCTACTCATTGGATCACCCTCTATACAGGAACATTGTGCTCAAACTCTGTGCCTTTCTTTTGGCCAAATGTGGCACAGAGGTGGTTCTGGATCTGCTGGACTCTACCAGACTGGGTATGGTGGGCAGCTTGCAGTGGTTGGATTGGCAGAGGCAGAAGATTGATAGGACTTCAGATAAAATACTGATATTGTGTTCCAGGGGGGTAAGGGCCAAATGGAGTGCTATGTGCGGCGGGGAACCAGTCATTCTGAAAGAGGACGCACAGTCACCAGTTGGCGACATGCTCACACCAGCCCTCAGTATCATGGTTCCCCACTTGGTGCACTCAGCATCCCTCCAAAAGTACATTGTTGCATATTTTGAGAATGTGAGTTCAAAAGATGATGTCCCATCTCCGTTCAACATCACAGTGAAGTACAAGTTGATGAAGCACTTTGAGGAGGTATTTTTCAGAATCCTGGATGTTGAAAAGCAGGAGCCAGGCAGAATGAATCGTATAGAGGGCTTAGCAGAGGATGAGTACTTTCATTGTTCCTCAGGAAGAGCCTTGAGGGACGCCATTGAGGAGTTCCATGCCTACCAGCTGGACCACCCTCACTGGTTTGAAGAGGAACTGATAAAAGATGAATTTTTGGATGAATGTTCTTTTGAGGCATTCACAAGGGCAGAAACAGCAGAGAGTGTCATCACTAAGAGTTTGTCAGAACTCAACTTTTCGCTCTCATCAATGAATAATCAAAGTGAACACAATGATAGAAAAACAAGACATTTCAAAGGACCAGCTTCCACACTGCTTTACCGAGAACATAATGTAGATTCATGA
- the LOC124476654 gene encoding interleukin-17 receptor A isoform X2: MFLHIYWLVSGLVISSALRILDKPNCTQQDLKCSFQVNNCSGEGWIVPNSHSPSRPMLLPVEITKLDLQPVIFVKWSASADGSVTRLKGTEVHILDETSNQSLCVTYIFHNKLGNTRNPNGQMWTFSLDNVVVEPRSSYLVSVNNLPMGLNFKNEKRIAIPGTSLQKMLHTQIAQICHKQSAVKLPPCVPLVKTIFFLGCEDPKIQEARVCVENGSLWDPHMVVDGNKTEMIVLTFDTGPFSEHYLVSIHYPGFQYTQNVSMENRTSLNVTFELNKLQLPPCEIVFRIQPFFKQCKNDCKHHRLSFDYCFYYPRLPSYRWPLIIMTTLGLVICGFLAWLRLRASQTASEESLSNTSKAEPEDILVKGRKKVFIVYSLDHPLYRNIVLKLCAFLLAKCGTEVVLDLLDSTRLGMVGSLQWLDWQRQKIDRTSDKILILCSRGVRAKWSAMCGGEPVILKEDAQSPVGDMLTPALSIMVPHLVHSASLQKYIVAYFENVSSKDDVPSPFNITVKYKLMKHFEEVFFRILDVEKQEPGRMNRIEGLAEDEYFHCSSGRALRDAIEEFHAYQLDHPHWFEEELIKDEFLDECSFEAFTRAETAESVITKSLSELNFSLSSMNNQSEHNDRKTRHFKGPASTLLYREHNVDS, translated from the exons ATGTTTTTACATATTTATTGGCTAGTATCGGGACTTGTTATTTCATCAGCTCTCAGAATTCTTGACAAACCAAACTGCACACAACAG GACCTTAAATGCAGCTTTCAAGTTA ACAACTGTTCGGGTGAGGGCTGGATTGTCCCCAATTCTCATTCCCCTAGTCGTCCCATGTTGCTGCCTGTGGAAATAACAAAGCTGGACCTTCAACCTGTCATTTTTGTCAAATGGAGTGCTTCTGCTGATG GTAGCGTTACCAGGCTAAAAGGAACTGAGGTTCACATCCTAGATGAAACCAGCAACCAAAGCTTGTGTGTGACTTATATTTTCCATAATAAATTAGGGAATACCAGGAATCCAAATGGTCAAATG TGGACATTTTCATTAGATAATGTTGTGGTGGAACCCAGAAGCTCATATTTAGTCTCAGTTAATAATTTACCAATGGGTTTAAATTTCAAGAATGAAAAAAGAATTGCAATTCCAGGTACGTCACTACAGAAAatgttacacacacagattgcACAAATTTGCCACAAACAGTCAGCTGTAAAGCTGCCACCTTGTGTGCCATTAGTCAAGACAATATTCTTCTTAGGATGTGAGGATCCTAAGATACAAGAGGCCAGAGTATGTGTGGAGAATG GCAGTCTTTGGGATCCTCACATGGTCGTGGATGGCAACAAAACAGAAATGATAGTATTGACGTTTGACACAGGACCATTTTCTGAACATTACTTGGTATCCATCCATTACCCTGGCTTTCAGTACACACAGAATGTGTCGATG GAGAACAGAACTTCCTTAAATGTGACTTTTGAGTTGAATAAATTGCAGCTGCCTCCTTGTGAAATTGTCTTCAGG ATTCAGCCATTTTTTAAACAGTGCAAGAATGACTGTAAGCATCACAGACTGAGCTTTGATTACTGCTTTT ACTACCCTAGACTACCCTCTTATAGATGGCCTTTAATAATAATGACAACATTGGGACTAGTGATTTGTGGTTTCCTAGCTTGGTTACGACTAAGAGCATCACAGACAG CTTCTGAAGAAAGCCTGTCAAACACTTCCAAAGCTGAACCTGAGGACATTTTagtgaaaggaagaaaaaaggtTTTCATTGTCTACTCATTGGATCACCCTCTATACAGGAACATTGTGCTCAAACTCTGTGCCTTTCTTTTGGCCAAATGTGGCACAGAGGTGGTTCTGGATCTGCTGGACTCTACCAGACTGGGTATGGTGGGCAGCTTGCAGTGGTTGGATTGGCAGAGGCAGAAGATTGATAGGACTTCAGATAAAATACTGATATTGTGTTCCAGGGGGGTAAGGGCCAAATGGAGTGCTATGTGCGGCGGGGAACCAGTCATTCTGAAAGAGGACGCACAGTCACCAGTTGGCGACATGCTCACACCAGCCCTCAGTATCATGGTTCCCCACTTGGTGCACTCAGCATCCCTCCAAAAGTACATTGTTGCATATTTTGAGAATGTGAGTTCAAAAGATGATGTCCCATCTCCGTTCAACATCACAGTGAAGTACAAGTTGATGAAGCACTTTGAGGAGGTATTTTTCAGAATCCTGGATGTTGAAAAGCAGGAGCCAGGCAGAATGAATCGTATAGAGGGCTTAGCAGAGGATGAGTACTTTCATTGTTCCTCAGGAAGAGCCTTGAGGGACGCCATTGAGGAGTTCCATGCCTACCAGCTGGACCACCCTCACTGGTTTGAAGAGGAACTGATAAAAGATGAATTTTTGGATGAATGTTCTTTTGAGGCATTCACAAGGGCAGAAACAGCAGAGAGTGTCATCACTAAGAGTTTGTCAGAACTCAACTTTTCGCTCTCATCAATGAATAATCAAAGTGAACACAATGATAGAAAAACAAGACATTTCAAAGGACCAGCTTCCACACTGCTTTACCGAGAACATAATGTAGATTCATGA